A DNA window from Streptomyces sp. CA-278952 contains the following coding sequences:
- the argB gene encoding acetylglutamate kinase produces the protein MTTARKHTALPKAQILIEALPWLTRHHGKTVVIKFGGNAMIDEELKAAFAQDVVFLRHAGLKPVVVHGGGPQISAQLDKQGLVSEFKAGLRVTTPEAMDVVRMVLAGQVQRELVGLLNQHGPLAVGMTGEDAHTITATQHRPTIDGELVDIGRVGEITAIDTGAIQALLDDGRIPVISSIARSADDHHVYNVNADTAAAALAAALNAETLMVLTDVEGLYEDWPNSDDVISRLTASQLEKLLPELSSGMVPKMQGCLHAVRNGVETARVIDGRVQHSILLEIFTDEGIGTMVVPDAPIDVHGTAIHGTAVHGTPATHGHQQRGES, from the coding sequence ATGACCACCGCGCGGAAGCACACCGCACTCCCGAAGGCGCAGATCCTCATCGAGGCGCTGCCCTGGCTGACCCGGCACCACGGCAAGACCGTCGTCATCAAGTTCGGCGGCAACGCCATGATCGACGAGGAGCTGAAGGCCGCCTTCGCCCAGGACGTCGTCTTCCTGCGGCACGCCGGCCTCAAGCCCGTCGTCGTGCACGGCGGCGGCCCGCAGATCAGCGCCCAGCTCGACAAGCAGGGCCTGGTCAGCGAGTTCAAGGCCGGGCTGCGCGTCACCACCCCCGAGGCGATGGACGTCGTCCGGATGGTGCTCGCCGGACAGGTCCAGCGCGAGCTGGTCGGCCTCCTCAACCAGCACGGCCCCCTCGCCGTCGGCATGACCGGCGAGGACGCCCACACCATCACCGCCACCCAGCACCGGCCCACCATCGACGGCGAGCTCGTCGACATCGGCCGGGTCGGCGAGATCACCGCCATCGACACCGGGGCCATCCAGGCGCTGCTGGACGACGGCCGCATCCCGGTCATCTCCTCGATCGCCCGCTCCGCCGACGACCACCACGTCTACAACGTCAACGCCGACACCGCGGCCGCCGCGCTCGCCGCCGCGCTGAACGCCGAGACGCTGATGGTCCTCACCGACGTCGAGGGCCTGTACGAGGACTGGCCCAACAGCGACGACGTCATCAGCCGGCTCACCGCGAGCCAGCTGGAGAAGCTGCTGCCCGAGCTGTCCAGCGGCATGGTCCCCAAGATGCAGGGCTGTCTGCACGCCGTGCGCAACGGCGTGGAGACCGCCCGCGTCATCGACGGCCGCGTCCAGCACTCGATCCTGCTGGAGATTTTCACCGACGAGGGCATCGGCACGATGGTCGTCCCCGACGCCCCCATCGACGTACACGGAACAGCCATACACGGAACAGCCGTACACGGAACACCGGCAACGCACGGACATCAGCAGCGGGGGGAATCATGA
- a CDS encoding acetylornithine transaminase → MTGAEELTQRWQGALMDNYGTPRLPLVRGAGAYVWDEEDTRYLDFVGGIAVNALGHAHPAVVEAVSTQIASLGHVSNLFIAEPPVALAERLLQLFGRRGRVFFANSGAEANEAAFKIGRLTGRTHMVATDGGFHGRTMGALALTGQPGKQEPFRPLPGDVTHVPYGDAAALKAAVTTDTALVIIEPMQGENGVVVPPKGYLEAAREITRATGTLLVLDEVQTGVGRCGQWFEHQAHQGVEPDIVTLAKGLGGGLPIGATVAFGPAADLLKPGHHGTTFGGNPVACAAGLAVIDTLAADGVLDDVKRLGEKIRDGVEALGHPLVSHVRGAGLLLGIVLTGPLAPQVQQAAQGAGLLVNAPAPDVVRLMPPLIIGDAEVDAFLEILPSALDAAYGDGRSGA, encoded by the coding sequence ATGACCGGCGCCGAAGAACTCACCCAGCGGTGGCAGGGCGCGCTGATGGACAACTACGGCACGCCCCGGCTGCCGCTCGTCCGCGGCGCGGGCGCCTACGTCTGGGACGAGGAAGACACCCGCTACCTCGACTTCGTCGGCGGTATCGCGGTCAACGCCCTCGGCCACGCCCACCCCGCCGTCGTCGAGGCCGTCTCCACCCAGATCGCCTCCCTCGGACACGTGTCGAACCTGTTCATCGCCGAGCCGCCCGTCGCGCTCGCCGAGCGGCTGCTCCAGCTCTTCGGCCGTCGGGGGCGGGTCTTCTTCGCCAACTCCGGCGCGGAGGCCAACGAGGCCGCCTTCAAGATCGGCCGCCTCACCGGACGCACCCACATGGTCGCCACCGACGGCGGCTTCCACGGCCGGACCATGGGCGCGCTCGCCCTCACCGGCCAGCCCGGGAAGCAGGAGCCGTTCCGCCCGCTGCCCGGTGACGTCACCCACGTTCCGTACGGGGACGCCGCCGCGCTGAAGGCCGCGGTGACCACCGACACCGCGCTGGTCATCATCGAGCCCATGCAGGGCGAGAACGGCGTGGTCGTCCCCCCCAAGGGCTATCTGGAGGCCGCCCGGGAGATCACCCGGGCGACCGGCACCCTGCTCGTCCTGGACGAGGTCCAGACCGGCGTCGGCCGCTGCGGCCAGTGGTTCGAGCACCAGGCCCACCAGGGCGTCGAGCCGGACATCGTCACCCTCGCCAAGGGCCTCGGCGGCGGACTGCCTATCGGCGCGACGGTCGCCTTCGGACCGGCGGCCGACCTGCTGAAGCCGGGGCACCACGGCACGACGTTCGGCGGCAACCCGGTCGCCTGCGCCGCCGGACTCGCCGTCATCGACACCCTCGCGGCCGACGGCGTGCTCGACGACGTGAAGCGGCTCGGGGAGAAGATCCGCGACGGCGTGGAGGCGCTGGGACACCCACTGGTCTCCCACGTCCGCGGCGCGGGCCTGCTGCTGGGTATCGTGCTCACCGGACCCCTCGCACCGCAGGTGCAGCAGGCGGCCCAGGGAGCCGGCCTCCTGGTGAACGCGCCCGCCCCCGATGTCGTACGGCTCATGCCGCCGCTGATCATCGGTGACGCGGAGGTGGACGCGTTCCTGGAGATCCTGCCGAGCGCTCTCGACGCGGCATACGGGGACGGACGATCCGGAGCATGA
- a CDS encoding arginine repressor → MTEAQESEHGGPSVPQTRTARHRRIVDILNRQPVRSQSQLAKLLADDGLSVTQATLSRDLDELGAVKIRNTGGELIYAVPSEGGFRTPQAPLGGSAKEERMRRLSAELLISAEASANLVVLRTPPGAAQFLASAIDQAELHDILGTIAGDDTLMLISRDPNGGQALADHLLRLAQNDR, encoded by the coding sequence ATGACCGAGGCGCAGGAATCCGAGCACGGCGGGCCGTCCGTGCCGCAGACCCGCACCGCCCGCCACCGCCGGATCGTGGACATCCTGAACCGGCAGCCGGTCCGCTCGCAGAGCCAGCTGGCCAAGCTCCTCGCCGACGACGGGCTGAGCGTCACCCAGGCGACGCTCTCCCGGGACCTCGACGAGCTGGGCGCGGTGAAGATCCGCAACACCGGCGGCGAGCTGATCTACGCGGTGCCGAGCGAGGGCGGATTCCGCACCCCGCAGGCCCCGCTGGGCGGCTCGGCCAAGGAGGAGCGGATGCGCCGGCTCTCCGCCGAACTGCTCATCTCGGCGGAGGCCTCGGCCAACCTCGTGGTGCTGCGCACCCCGCCGGGCGCGGCCCAGTTCCTCGCCTCGGCCATCGACCAGGCCGAACTGCACGACATCCTCGGCACCATCGCGGGCGACGATACGCTGATGCTCATCAGCCGGGACCCGAACGGCGGCCAGGCGCTCGCCGACCACCTGCTGAGGCTCGCTCAGAACGACCGCTGA
- a CDS encoding L,D-transpeptidase family protein, whose product MRRSLVTAAVLLALTGSLGAGPGRTDAPPLPYRLADTGGGSQLITAEAPGTGSTTGTVTWWERRGGSWTEAGSAPARFGGGGLAEGATREQGTSTTPTGLYDLPYAFGTEDAPAGTTYPYREVNEDSWWCQDNDSRAYNRWVEPRPGHCRAAEAEHLVSYGTQYARALVIGFNYDRPVRGRGAGIFLHVNGGGATAGCVSVPADAMAEILAWADPERDPHIAIGTSSGPTAITRY is encoded by the coding sequence ATGCGCAGATCACTGGTGACCGCCGCCGTACTCCTCGCCCTGACCGGCTCCCTCGGGGCCGGGCCCGGCCGGACCGATGCCCCTCCCCTGCCGTACCGGCTGGCGGACACGGGCGGCGGCTCCCAGTTGATCACCGCCGAGGCCCCCGGCACCGGCTCCACGACGGGGACCGTGACCTGGTGGGAGCGTCGCGGGGGCAGCTGGACGGAGGCCGGGTCGGCGCCCGCGCGGTTCGGGGGAGGCGGCCTGGCCGAGGGGGCGACCCGGGAGCAGGGCACCAGTACCACGCCCACCGGCCTGTACGACCTGCCGTACGCCTTCGGCACCGAGGACGCCCCGGCCGGCACGACGTACCCCTACCGCGAGGTCAACGAGGACTCCTGGTGGTGCCAGGACAACGACTCGCGCGCGTACAACCGCTGGGTGGAACCGCGCCCCGGCCACTGCCGGGCGGCGGAGGCCGAGCACCTGGTCTCCTACGGCACGCAGTACGCCCGCGCCCTGGTGATCGGCTTCAACTACGACCGTCCGGTACGGGGCAGGGGCGCGGGCATCTTCCTGCACGTGAACGGGGGCGGGGCGACGGCCGGGTGCGTCTCGGTCCCGGCCGACGCCATGGCGGAGATCCTCGCCTGGGCGGACCCGGAGCGCGACCCGCACATCGCGATCGGCACCTCCTCGGGCCCGACCGCGATCACGCGCTACTGA
- a CDS encoding pyridoxamine 5'-phosphate oxidase family protein produces the protein MGKTHDRIDGRLRTFIEEQHIFFTATAPLDSDGTVNLSPKGVTGSFAVLDERTVAYLDFAGSNAETVAHLRENGRITLMWCAFQGPPNIVRVHGRGEPVFRDDPRFPGLLARFPGVDPAPHGLRAIIVVTAELIRDTCGFGVPFLSYDEDRTLHADRFRRDDDESLSAYFAKKEDIATSIDGLPGLPLPLPPLPAALPE, from the coding sequence ATGGGAAAAACGCACGACCGCATCGACGGACGGCTCAGAACCTTCATCGAGGAACAGCACATCTTCTTCACGGCCACCGCCCCGCTGGACTCCGACGGCACGGTGAACCTCTCGCCCAAGGGCGTCACCGGCTCCTTCGCCGTCCTCGACGAGCGGACCGTCGCCTACCTGGACTTCGCCGGGAGCAACGCCGAGACCGTCGCCCACCTCCGGGAGAACGGGCGCATCACCCTGATGTGGTGCGCCTTCCAGGGGCCGCCGAACATCGTGCGCGTGCACGGCCGGGGTGAGCCGGTCTTCCGTGACGACCCCCGGTTCCCCGGGCTTCTCGCCCGCTTCCCCGGTGTCGACCCGGCCCCGCACGGGCTGCGCGCGATCATCGTGGTGACCGCCGAACTCATCCGCGACACCTGTGGGTTCGGCGTGCCGTTCCTGAGCTACGACGAGGACCGCACGCTGCACGCGGACCGGTTCCGGCGCGACGACGACGAGAGCCTCAGCGCCTACTTCGCGAAGAAGGAGGACATCGCGACGAGCATCGACGGGCTGCCGGGCCTGCCGCTCCCGCTGCCGCCCCTGCCGGCCGCGCTCCCGGAGTGA
- a CDS encoding argininosuccinate synthase, with protein sequence MTERVVLAYSGGLDTSVAIGWIAEETGAEVIAVAVDVGQGGEDLDVIRKRALACGAVEAEVADAKDEFAEEYCLPAIKANALYMDRYPLVSALSRPAIVKHLVAAAHKHNAQIVAHGCTGKGNDQVRFEAGISALGPDLKCIAPVRDYAMTRDKAIAFCEEKNLPIATTKKSPYSIDQNVFGRAVETGFLEDIWNAPIEDIYEYTDNPAVQREADEVVISFKEGVPVAIDGRPVTVLQAIQQLNERAGAQGIGRIDMVEDRLVGIKSREVYEAPGAIALITAHQELENVTVERELARYKRQVEQRWGEMVYDGLWFSPLKRALDGFINEANQHVTGDIRMTLHAGRAVVTGRQSEESLYDFNLATYDSGDTFDQSKAQGFIEIFGLSSKIAAKRDLQA encoded by the coding sequence GTGACCGAGCGCGTCGTTCTCGCCTACTCGGGCGGCCTGGACACCTCCGTCGCCATCGGCTGGATCGCCGAGGAGACGGGCGCCGAGGTCATCGCCGTCGCCGTGGACGTCGGCCAGGGCGGCGAGGACCTGGACGTCATCCGCAAGCGCGCGCTCGCCTGCGGTGCCGTCGAAGCCGAGGTCGCGGACGCCAAGGACGAGTTCGCCGAGGAGTACTGCCTCCCGGCGATCAAGGCCAACGCCCTCTACATGGACCGCTACCCGCTGGTCTCGGCCCTCTCCCGGCCGGCCATCGTCAAGCACCTCGTCGCCGCCGCCCACAAGCACAACGCCCAGATCGTCGCCCACGGCTGCACCGGCAAGGGCAACGACCAGGTCCGCTTCGAGGCCGGTATCTCCGCGCTCGGCCCCGACCTGAAGTGCATCGCCCCGGTCCGTGACTACGCGATGACCCGGGACAAGGCGATCGCCTTCTGCGAGGAGAAGAACCTCCCGATCGCGACCACCAAGAAGTCCCCGTACTCCATCGACCAGAACGTCTTCGGGCGTGCCGTCGAGACGGGCTTCCTGGAGGACATCTGGAACGCGCCGATCGAGGACATCTACGAGTACACCGACAACCCCGCCGTCCAGCGCGAGGCCGACGAGGTCGTCATCTCCTTCAAGGAGGGCGTGCCCGTAGCCATCGACGGCCGTCCCGTCACCGTCCTCCAGGCGATCCAGCAGCTCAACGAGCGGGCCGGCGCGCAGGGCATCGGCCGGATCGACATGGTCGAGGACCGGCTCGTGGGCATCAAGTCCCGCGAGGTGTACGAGGCGCCCGGTGCGATCGCGCTGATCACCGCCCACCAGGAGCTGGAGAACGTCACCGTCGAGCGCGAGCTGGCCCGCTACAAGCGGCAGGTCGAGCAGCGCTGGGGCGAGATGGTCTACGACGGCCTGTGGTTCTCCCCGCTGAAGCGCGCCCTGGACGGCTTCATCAACGAGGCCAACCAGCACGTCACCGGCGACATCCGGATGACCCTGCACGCCGGCCGCGCCGTCGTCACCGGCCGGCAGTCCGAGGAGTCGCTGTACGACTTCAACCTCGCCACCTACGACTCGGGCGACACCTTCGACCAGTCCAAGGCGCAGGGCTTCATCGAGATCTTCGGTCTCTCCTCCAAGATCGCGGCCAAGCGTGATCTCCAGGCATAG
- the argH gene encoding argininosuccinate lyase, with protein MSSNNGDVRLWGARFADGPAEALAKLSASVHFDWRLAPYDIAGSRAHARVLNKAGLLSEDELTRMLGGLDQLEADVADGSFTGTIADEDVHTALERGLLERLGADLGGKLRAGRSRNDQIATLFRMYLRDHARTIGGLIADLQSALVGLAEAHADVAMPGRTHLQHAQPVLFAHHVLAHVQSLSRDAERLRQWDERTAVSPYGSGALAGSSLGLDPEAVAADLGFEHGSVANSIDGTASRDFVAEFAFITAMIGVNLSRIAEEVIIWNTKEFSFVTLHDAFSTGSSIMPQKKNPDIAELARGKSGRLIGNLTGLLATLKALPLAYNRDLQEDKEPVFDSCDQLEVLLPAFTGMMATLTVHRERMEELAPAGFSLATDIAEWLVKQGVPFRVAHEVAGACVKECEQQGIELDQLTDEQFAKISEHLTPEVRTVLNVRGALASRDGRGGTAPSAVAVQLAEVKDDLAAQHAWATARQ; from the coding sequence GTGAGCAGCAACAACGGTGACGTCCGGCTCTGGGGCGCGCGTTTCGCCGACGGACCGGCCGAGGCGCTGGCCAAGCTGTCCGCGTCCGTCCACTTCGACTGGCGGCTCGCGCCGTACGACATCGCCGGCTCCCGAGCCCACGCGCGCGTGCTCAACAAGGCGGGGCTGCTCAGCGAGGACGAGCTGACCCGGATGCTCGGCGGGCTCGACCAGCTCGAAGCGGACGTCGCGGACGGCTCCTTCACGGGGACCATCGCCGACGAGGACGTCCACACCGCGCTGGAGCGCGGACTGCTCGAGCGCCTCGGCGCCGACCTCGGCGGCAAGCTGCGGGCCGGGCGGTCGCGGAACGACCAGATCGCCACGCTCTTCCGGATGTACCTGCGCGACCACGCCCGGACCATCGGCGGCCTGATCGCCGATCTCCAGAGCGCGCTGGTCGGCCTCGCCGAGGCCCACGCGGACGTCGCCATGCCGGGCCGCACCCACCTCCAGCACGCCCAGCCCGTGCTCTTCGCCCACCACGTGCTCGCCCACGTGCAGTCCCTGTCCCGGGACGCCGAGCGGCTGCGCCAGTGGGACGAGCGCACGGCCGTCTCCCCGTACGGCTCCGGGGCGCTCGCCGGGTCCTCGCTCGGCCTCGACCCGGAGGCGGTCGCCGCCGACCTCGGGTTCGAGCACGGCTCGGTCGCCAACTCCATCGACGGCACCGCCTCGCGGGACTTCGTCGCGGAGTTCGCCTTCATCACCGCGATGATCGGCGTCAACCTCTCCCGGATCGCGGAGGAGGTCATCATCTGGAACACGAAGGAGTTCTCCTTCGTCACCCTCCACGACGCCTTCTCCACCGGCTCCTCGATCATGCCGCAGAAGAAGAACCCGGACATCGCGGAGCTGGCCCGAGGCAAGTCCGGCCGCCTCATCGGCAACCTGACCGGCCTGCTCGCCACGCTCAAGGCGCTCCCGCTCGCGTACAACCGGGACCTCCAGGAGGACAAGGAGCCCGTCTTCGACTCCTGCGACCAGCTGGAGGTCCTGCTCCCCGCCTTCACCGGGATGATGGCCACCCTCACCGTCCACCGCGAGCGCATGGAGGAGCTGGCCCCGGCGGGCTTCTCGCTCGCGACCGACATCGCGGAATGGCTGGTCAAGCAGGGCGTTCCGTTCCGGGTGGCGCACGAGGTGGCCGGCGCCTGCGTCAAGGAGTGCGAGCAGCAGGGCATCGAGCTCGACCAGCTCACCGACGAGCAGTTCGCCAAGATCTCCGAGCACCTCACCCCCGAGGTCCGCACCGTGCTCAACGTGCGGGGCGCCCTCGCCTCCCGCGACGGCCGGGGCGGAACGGCCCCCTCCGCCGTCGCCGTACAGCTCGCCGAGGTGAAGGACGACCTGGCCGCCCAGCACGCCTGGGCGACCGCCCGCCAGTAG
- a CDS encoding aldo/keto reductase: MPFAALAAATTPTAHIGLGLAAVGRPGYINLHRDRDLPADRDPDALRARTHELLDAAYAQGVRYVDTARSYGRAEEFLGEWLAARPSFTDLVVGSKWGYTYTADWDVEAEEHEVKDHSLAAFERQYAETRALIGDRLSLYQVHSVTPDSPALTDKELLGRLAALAADGVTVGLSTSGPSQADAIRAALAVTVDGEPLFRTVQATYNALETSAAPALAEAHDAGLTVIVKEGMANGRLAGDEAPAVFQEIAAAAGVGGDAVALALVLHQPWADVVLSGAATVGQLSGNLHAAVVDLDDEQRAGLDALVEEPEAYWRHRAGLPWH; this comes from the coding sequence ATGCCCTTCGCCGCCCTGGCCGCCGCGACGACCCCGACCGCCCACATCGGGCTGGGCCTTGCCGCCGTCGGGAGGCCCGGCTACATCAATCTCCACCGAGACCGGGACCTGCCCGCCGACCGCGACCCCGACGCCCTGCGCGCCCGCACCCACGAACTGCTGGACGCCGCCTACGCCCAGGGCGTCCGGTACGTCGACACCGCCCGCTCCTACGGCCGCGCCGAGGAGTTCCTGGGGGAGTGGTTGGCAGCCCGGCCCTCGTTCACCGACCTCGTCGTCGGCAGCAAGTGGGGGTACACCTACACCGCCGACTGGGACGTCGAGGCCGAGGAACACGAGGTCAAGGACCACAGCCTCGCCGCCTTCGAGCGCCAGTACGCCGAGACCCGGGCTCTGATCGGCGACCGGCTCAGCCTCTACCAGGTCCACTCGGTCACCCCGGACAGCCCCGCGCTCACCGACAAGGAACTGCTCGGCCGGCTCGCCGCCCTGGCCGCCGACGGCGTCACTGTCGGCCTCTCCACCAGCGGGCCCTCCCAGGCCGACGCGATCCGGGCCGCCCTCGCCGTCACGGTCGACGGCGAACCCCTCTTCCGTACGGTCCAGGCCACCTACAACGCCCTGGAGACCTCGGCCGCGCCCGCGCTCGCCGAGGCCCACGACGCCGGGCTCACCGTGATCGTCAAGGAGGGCATGGCCAACGGGCGCCTCGCCGGGGACGAGGCCCCCGCCGTGTTCCAGGAGATCGCCGCCGCCGCGGGCGTGGGCGGCGACGCGGTGGCCCTCGCGCTGGTCCTGCACCAGCCCTGGGCCGACGTCGTGCTCTCCGGCGCCGCCACGGTGGGCCAGCTCTCCGGCAATCTGCACGCCGCCGTCGTCGACCTCGACGACGAGCAGCGGGCCGGCCTCGACGCCCTGGTCGAGGAGCCGGAGGCCTACTGGCGGCACCGGGCAGGGCTGCCCTGGCACTGA
- the helR gene encoding RNA polymerase recycling motor ATPase HelR, which yields MTPLTASAFDLPDRLSPKADPALIADDEQHFAAIAHSLEQSIAELTDRLAAERRAPGGASRQAMDRDVEIHRLTGRLRALRRFGLDLCLGHMVAADGSGPLYVGRLGLTDSTGRRLLLDWRSPAAEPFFGATHADPMGLASRRRYRWTGGRISDYWDEVFAPEGFAGHAALDDQSAFIASLGGNRSARMRDVLGTIQADQDAIIRAGSRGALVVDGGPGTGKTVVALHRSAYLLYSDPRLGHRRGGVLFVGPHEPYLGYVADVLPSLGEEGVQTCTLRDLVAEGARAGAETDPEVARLKASAELVKAVEPAVRFYEEPPATGVRVETHWSDIWLSAADWASAFGAADPGTPHNEAREEIWEELLTILVDKHDGDAPEEQLRASLRRNRELFALFDRAWPLVEAADLVGDLWSVPAYLRRCAPWLTSEEVGRLQRPDARAWTVSDLPLLDAARQRLGDPEASRRRRRHEAAAAAEREQMDRVVDSLLADETLADADADGEGALVMLRGADLRESLATADRPGTAEPDLLAGPFAHIVVDEAQELTDAQWQMLLQRCPSRSFTVVGDRAQARHGFTESWQERLERVGLDRITLASLTINYRTPEEIMAEAEPVVRAVLPDANVPVSVRSSGIPVRYGSVANLDAVLAGWLAAHDDGIACVIGDPAFRATPRVRSLTPELSKGLEFDLVVLVDPERFGAGVEGAVDRYVAMTRATRELVVLTSS from the coding sequence GTGACACCCCTGACCGCCAGCGCGTTCGACCTCCCCGACCGCCTCTCCCCCAAGGCCGACCCGGCGCTGATCGCCGACGACGAGCAGCACTTCGCGGCCATCGCCCACTCCCTGGAACAGTCGATCGCCGAGCTGACCGACCGGCTCGCGGCCGAACGCAGGGCGCCCGGCGGGGCGAGCCGGCAGGCGATGGACCGGGACGTGGAGATCCACCGGCTGACCGGCCGGCTGCGCGCCCTGCGCCGGTTCGGCCTCGACCTGTGCCTCGGCCACATGGTTGCCGCGGACGGCTCCGGGCCGCTGTACGTGGGACGGCTCGGGCTGACCGACAGCACGGGCCGCCGGCTGCTGCTCGACTGGCGCTCCCCCGCCGCCGAGCCGTTCTTCGGAGCCACCCACGCCGATCCGATGGGCCTGGCGAGCCGCCGCCGCTACCGCTGGACCGGCGGCCGGATCAGCGACTACTGGGACGAGGTGTTCGCGCCGGAGGGCTTCGCCGGGCATGCCGCGCTGGACGACCAGTCCGCGTTCATCGCCAGTCTTGGCGGCAACCGGTCCGCCCGGATGCGCGATGTCCTGGGCACCATCCAGGCCGACCAGGACGCCATCATCCGGGCGGGCTCCCGGGGCGCGCTCGTCGTCGACGGCGGGCCCGGCACCGGGAAGACCGTCGTCGCCCTGCACCGCTCCGCCTATCTGCTCTACTCCGACCCGCGCCTCGGCCACCGCCGCGGTGGCGTGCTGTTCGTCGGGCCGCACGAGCCCTATCTGGGGTACGTCGCCGATGTCCTGCCCAGCCTCGGGGAGGAGGGCGTGCAGACGTGCACCCTGCGGGACCTGGTCGCCGAGGGAGCGCGGGCGGGCGCCGAGACCGACCCGGAGGTGGCGCGGCTGAAGGCGTCGGCGGAGCTGGTGAAGGCGGTCGAGCCGGCCGTCCGGTTCTACGAGGAGCCGCCCGCCACGGGCGTACGGGTCGAGACGCACTGGTCCGACATCTGGCTGAGCGCCGCCGACTGGGCCTCGGCGTTCGGGGCGGCGGACCCGGGCACACCGCACAACGAGGCGCGGGAGGAGATCTGGGAGGAGCTGCTCACGATCCTCGTGGACAAGCACGACGGCGACGCCCCGGAGGAACAGCTGCGGGCCTCGCTGCGGCGGAACAGGGAGCTGTTCGCCCTCTTCGACCGCGCCTGGCCGCTGGTCGAGGCGGCCGACCTGGTCGGCGACCTCTGGTCCGTACCCGCCTATCTGCGTAGGTGCGCCCCCTGGCTGACCTCGGAGGAGGTCGGGCGGTTGCAGCGCCCGGACGCCCGGGCCTGGACGGTGTCCGACCTGCCTCTTCTGGACGCGGCACGGCAGCGGCTCGGCGACCCGGAGGCGTCCCGGCGCAGGCGCCGGCACGAGGCCGCGGCCGCCGCCGAGCGCGAGCAGATGGACCGGGTCGTCGATAGCCTGCTCGCCGACGAGACCCTGGCCGACGCGGACGCGGACGGCGAGGGCGCGCTGGTGATGCTGCGCGGGGCGGATCTCCGGGAGTCCCTGGCCACCGCCGACCGGCCGGGCACGGCCGAACCCGACCTGCTGGCCGGGCCGTTCGCGCACATCGTCGTGGACGAGGCGCAGGAACTGACCGACGCCCAGTGGCAGATGCTGCTCCAGCGGTGCCCGTCCCGGAGCTTCACCGTCGTCGGGGACCGGGCGCAGGCCCGGCACGGGTTCACCGAGTCGTGGCAGGAGCGGCTGGAGCGGGTCGGGCTCGACCGGATCACCCTGGCCTCCCTGACCATCAACTACCGGACGCCGGAGGAGATCATGGCGGAGGCGGAACCGGTGGTCCGGGCCGTGCTCCCCGATGCCAACGTGCCGGTCTCGGTCCGAAGCAGCGGCATCCCCGTCAGGTACGGCTCCGTCGCGAACCTGGACGCCGTCCTCGCCGGGTGGCTCGCCGCGCACGACGACGGGATCGCCTGTGTCATCGGCGACCCCGCGTTCCGGGCGACGCCCCGCGTGCGGTCGCTGACCCCGGAGCTGTCCAAGGGCCTGGAGTTCGACCTGGTCGTCCTCGTCGATCCGGAGAGGTTCGGCGCGGGCGTCGAGGGGGCGGTGGACCGCTATGTCGCGATGACCCGGGCGACCCGGGAGCTCGTCGTCCTGACGAGCTCCTGA
- a CDS encoding TetR/AcrR family transcriptional regulator codes for MTLDREQVLRSAAALLTRKSTATMDEVARAAGIGRATLHRHFAGRDALVRALENLGIQEFEAALDAARLDEDTSEEGLRRLIAAVEPSAGLLSFLVNENQLFEGDEVNEGWNRADARVSAFFRRGQERGEFRIDLTPAWLTEALYGLVGTGAWAVQAGRVAAQDFQHMIVELLLGGARRSVEQ; via the coding sequence ATGACTCTCGACCGTGAGCAGGTGCTGCGCAGCGCCGCCGCCCTGCTGACCCGCAAATCGACCGCCACCATGGACGAGGTCGCCAGGGCGGCGGGCATCGGCCGGGCCACCCTCCACCGCCACTTCGCCGGGCGCGACGCCCTGGTGCGGGCGCTGGAGAATCTCGGCATCCAGGAGTTCGAGGCGGCCCTGGACGCCGCCCGGCTCGACGAGGACACCTCCGAGGAGGGGCTGCGCCGCCTCATCGCGGCCGTCGAGCCCAGCGCCGGGCTGCTGTCCTTCCTCGTCAACGAGAACCAGCTCTTCGAGGGCGACGAGGTCAACGAGGGCTGGAACCGGGCCGACGCCCGTGTCTCCGCCTTCTTCCGCCGCGGCCAGGAGCGCGGCGAGTTCCGCATCGACCTCACCCCCGCCTGGCTGACGGAGGCCCTCTACGGGCTCGTCGGCACCGGCGCCTGGGCCGTCCAGGCGGGGCGGGTCGCCGCACAGGACTTCCAACACATGATCGTCGAGTTGCTGCTCGGCGGAGCACGCCGGAGCGTAGAGCAATGA